A part of Candidatus Eremiobacteraceae bacterium genomic DNA contains:
- a CDS encoding ATP-binding protein, translating into MSGLIQFEANFVSAPSAVADARHAVREFAVRAGLDPWDTSDVVLAAGEACNNAAEHAHVAGGRFTVRGVDDGNALAIEVTDYGGGFDLAGKGAGMDPEERGVRGLGIFLMRCLMDEVSYSTDGDGTTVRLVKRSPHRHLNEAV; encoded by the coding sequence ATGTCCGGCCTGATTCAGTTCGAAGCCAACTTTGTGAGCGCGCCGTCCGCGGTTGCCGATGCGCGGCATGCCGTCCGCGAATTCGCGGTGCGCGCCGGACTCGACCCGTGGGATACGTCCGATGTCGTCCTTGCCGCAGGCGAGGCGTGCAACAATGCCGCCGAGCACGCGCATGTGGCGGGCGGCCGGTTCACCGTGCGCGGCGTCGATGACGGAAATGCGCTCGCGATCGAGGTCACCGACTACGGCGGCGGATTCGACCTAGCGGGCAAAGGCGCCGGAATGGATCCGGAAGAGCGGGGCGTGCGCGGCCTCGGCATTTTCTTGATGCGTTGTTTGATGGACGAGGTCAGCTACTCGACCGACGGCGACGGCACAACCGTACGTTTGGTCAAGCGCTCGCCGCACCGGCATCTCAACGAAGCGGTCTAG